Genomic segment of Acinetobacter larvae:
ATACACGGCATCCCCAGCTCGCTTTAATGTCGCAGCCCCTCAAAGGCATTTTTTCTTATGTCCAGCCATATTTTTTAGCCGTAGATTATAGATTCAACTTTAATTTTTACCATTTGACCCGATCAAAGCATAAAAGCATAAATGTCTTTATAGGAATTTCTTCATGACCGCTGCAACCGCCAAGCTCATTGCGCAAATTGGTGCAACAGATCAACAATATCTTCAACACAACACACCGACTTTAGCTTTGCAACGTGGCGAACTACGTTTACAGTTGGTCGATATCAGCCATTCAAATCAGGAAAAAACATACTTCTTACAAGAGGCTATTGTTCTATTAGAGACCGCGCGGGTCGAATTTGAAGAAATGCCCTTGTCTTTATATTTGGCATTATCTGTACAACTTGCCAAAACGTATATGGTCTATTATGAAATTACTCAACAAAGCCGTTTTGCTTTGATTACCCAGCAGATTTTAAAACCCTTGGCACATTATCAACAAGATCAACAAGCTGAAATTTATTTTTATCTAGCTTATGCAGCGCATGTTAAACAAGAACCAGCACTATGCAAACATTGGCTCAAAAAATATGTTCAATGCCCCAAATCTTCGCTGCAACAACTACAACAGCATCCTGCTTTCATGCCCTTACACACAGCGCAGTGGTTTAAAGATTTGCTCAAATCACGTATGTGTTAAACGTCAACAAGATACTCAACAACCCAACTCAGCTAAACCCAATTCACTAAAACAAAAGACATCCCATTGAAGGATGCCTTTTGTTGGTGCTATATTCGGCTGAACAACCGCATGACTCTCAAATCATCATGCGCTGATTTACCGATATTATTGCAAAAAAACGATCACCAAGAATTAGTTAAAAAGATGTGCAATCGCAGCACGTTCTTCTTCAAGTTCATTCAAAGTTTTGTCCATGCATTTACGGCTGAATTCATCGATTTCTAAGCCTTCAACACGGGTATATTGACCGTTTTCACAAGTCACAGGTACACCGTAAATAACGCCTTCAGGAATACCATAAGAACCATCAGATGGAATACCCATAGTCACCCATTCGCCATTGGTACCAAGTGCCCAATCACGCATATGATCAATCGCAGCATTGGCAGCAGAAGCTGCTGAAGATAGACCACGTGCTTCAATAATTGCCGCACCACGTTTACCAACGGTAGGCAGGAATACATTTTCATTCCATTCTTGATCGTTGATCATGTCTTTTACGTTTTCACCATTAATGGTTGCAAAACGGTAGTCTGCATACATGGTTGGAGAGTGGTTACCCCAAACAATAAGGTTTTTAATATCTTTAACTGCTTTACCAGTTTTTGCTGCAATTTGACTTAACGCACGGTTGTGGTCTAAACGAAGCATTGCAGTGAATTGGCCAGGGTTTAGATCTGGTGCAGATTTCATCGCAATATAAGCATTGGTATTTGCAGGGTTACCAACGACTAATACTTTGACA
This window contains:
- a CDS encoding malate dehydrogenase; translation: MKQPVRVAVTGAAGQIGYSLLFRIASGEMLGKDQPVILQMLEIPVEKAQQALKGVMMELEDCAFPLLAGMVGTDDPNVAFKDADYCLLVGARPRGPGMERADLLQENAKIFTVQGKAINDHASRDVKVLVVGNPANTNAYIAMKSAPDLNPGQFTAMLRLDHNRALSQIAAKTGKAVKDIKNLIVWGNHSPTMYADYRFATINGENVKDMINDQEWNENVFLPTVGKRGAAIIEARGLSSAASAANAAIDHMRDWALGTNGEWVTMGIPSDGSYGIPEGVIYGVPVTCENGQYTRVEGLEIDEFSRKCMDKTLNELEEERAAIAHLFN